In the Populus trichocarpa isolate Nisqually-1 chromosome 1, P.trichocarpa_v4.1, whole genome shotgun sequence genome, one interval contains:
- the LOC112324184 gene encoding bZIP transcription factor 16 isoform X1, with protein MVSSDMDKTGKEKEAKPPSAAPTQEQPSTASATTVNPDWSGFQAYSPIPPPGFLASSPQAHPYMWGVQHIMPPYGTPPHPYVAMYPHGVYAHPSIPPGSYPFSPFAMPSPNGIAEASGNTPGSMEADGRPSDAKEKLPIKRSKGSLGSLNMITGKNNEHGKTTGVSANGAYSKSAESGSEGSSEGSDANSQSDSQMKSGGRQDSLEDSSQNGGSAHGAQNGGQGASNTIMNQTMAIMPISAASAPGAIPGPTTNLNIGMDYWGAPASSTVPAIRGKVPSTPVAGGVVSTGSRDGVQSQIWLQDERELKRQRRKQSNRESARRSRLRKQAECDELAQRAEALKEENANLRSEVNQIKSEYEQLLAENASLKERLGEVSGQEDFRAGRNDQHMSNDTQQTGQT; from the exons atggttAGCAGTGATATGGATAAAACTGGGAAGGAAAAGGAGGCCAAGCCACCATCTGCTGCTCCTACACAg GAGCAGCCTTCAACTGCCAGTGCTACAACTGTAAATCCAGACTGGTCTGGGTTTCAG GCATATTCTCCTATACCTCCACCTGGGTTCTTGGCATCAAGTCCCCAAGCTCACCCGTATATGTGGGGGGTTCAG CACATCATGCCTCCCTATGGTACCCCACCACATCCATATGTGGCAATGTATCCGCATGGTGTATATGCTCATCCATCCATTCCTCCG GGTTCTTATCCTTTTAGTCCTTTTGCAATGCCTTCTCCAAATGGTATTGCTGAGGCTTCT GGAAACACTCCTGGCAGCATGGAAGCAGATGGTAGGCCATCTGATGCTAAGGAAAAACTGCCAATTAAAAGATCGAAAGGAAGTTTGGGCAGTTTAAACATGATCACTGGGAAGAACAATGAGCATGGTAAAACAACAGGAGTGTCTGCCAACGGAGCTTATTCTAAGAG TGCTGAGAGTGGTAGTGAAGGCTCCAGTGAAGGAAGTGATGCAAATTCTCAGAGT GACTCACAAATGAAGTCAGGTGGCAGGCAAGATTCTCTGGAag ACTCGTCTCAGAATGGTGGTTCAGCACATGGTGCTCAGAATGGAGGACAGGGTGCATCTAATACGATCATGAATCAAACGATGGCTATCATGCCAATATCTGCTGCCAGTGCTCCAGGAGCTATACCTGGCCCCACAACCAACTTAAATATTGGAATGGACTACTGGGGAGCCCCTGCTTCATCTACTGTTCCTGCAATTCGTGGGAAAGTTCCTTCTACTCCAGTTGCTGGAGGGGTAGTTTCTACTGGATCACGGGATGGTGTTCAATCGCAGATTTGGTTACAG GATGAAAGAGAGCTTAAGAGACAGAGAAGGAAGCAGTCAAACAGAGAATCCGCTCGCCGGTCCAGGTTGCGTAAACAG GCTGAATGTGATGAACTGGCCCAACGTGCTGAAGccttaaaagaagaaaatgccaATCTTAGATCAGAAGTAAACCAAATCAAGAGCGAGTATGAGCAACTTCTCGCGGAGAACGCCTCTCTCAAG GAGAGGCTCGGGGAAGTTTCTGGGCAGGAAGATTTTAGGGCTGGCAGGAATGACCAACATATGAGCAATGATACACAACAGACTGGACAAACATAG
- the LOC112324184 gene encoding bZIP transcription factor 16 isoform X2 codes for MWGVQHIMPPYGTPPHPYVAMYPHGVYAHPSIPPGSYPFSPFAMPSPNGIAEASGNTPGSMEADGRPSDAKEKLPIKRSKGSLGSLNMITGKNNEHGKTTGVSANGAYSKSAESGSEGSSEGSDANSQSDSQMKSGGRQDSLEDSSQNGGSAHGAQNGGQGASNTIMNQTMAIMPISAASAPGAIPGPTTNLNIGMDYWGAPASSTVPAIRGKVPSTPVAGGVVSTGSRDGVQSQIWLQDERELKRQRRKQSNRESARRSRLRKQAECDELAQRAEALKEENANLRSEVNQIKSEYEQLLAENASLKERLGEVSGQEDFRAGRNDQHMSNDTQQTGQT; via the exons ATGTGGGGGGTTCAG CACATCATGCCTCCCTATGGTACCCCACCACATCCATATGTGGCAATGTATCCGCATGGTGTATATGCTCATCCATCCATTCCTCCG GGTTCTTATCCTTTTAGTCCTTTTGCAATGCCTTCTCCAAATGGTATTGCTGAGGCTTCT GGAAACACTCCTGGCAGCATGGAAGCAGATGGTAGGCCATCTGATGCTAAGGAAAAACTGCCAATTAAAAGATCGAAAGGAAGTTTGGGCAGTTTAAACATGATCACTGGGAAGAACAATGAGCATGGTAAAACAACAGGAGTGTCTGCCAACGGAGCTTATTCTAAGAG TGCTGAGAGTGGTAGTGAAGGCTCCAGTGAAGGAAGTGATGCAAATTCTCAGAGT GACTCACAAATGAAGTCAGGTGGCAGGCAAGATTCTCTGGAag ACTCGTCTCAGAATGGTGGTTCAGCACATGGTGCTCAGAATGGAGGACAGGGTGCATCTAATACGATCATGAATCAAACGATGGCTATCATGCCAATATCTGCTGCCAGTGCTCCAGGAGCTATACCTGGCCCCACAACCAACTTAAATATTGGAATGGACTACTGGGGAGCCCCTGCTTCATCTACTGTTCCTGCAATTCGTGGGAAAGTTCCTTCTACTCCAGTTGCTGGAGGGGTAGTTTCTACTGGATCACGGGATGGTGTTCAATCGCAGATTTGGTTACAG GATGAAAGAGAGCTTAAGAGACAGAGAAGGAAGCAGTCAAACAGAGAATCCGCTCGCCGGTCCAGGTTGCGTAAACAG GCTGAATGTGATGAACTGGCCCAACGTGCTGAAGccttaaaagaagaaaatgccaATCTTAGATCAGAAGTAAACCAAATCAAGAGCGAGTATGAGCAACTTCTCGCGGAGAACGCCTCTCTCAAG GAGAGGCTCGGGGAAGTTTCTGGGCAGGAAGATTTTAGGGCTGGCAGGAATGACCAACATATGAGCAATGATACACAACAGACTGGACAAACATAG
- the LOC18094115 gene encoding LOW QUALITY PROTEIN: UV-B-induced protein At3g17800, chloroplastic (The sequence of the model RefSeq protein was modified relative to this genomic sequence to represent the inferred CDS: deleted 1 base in 1 codon; substituted 1 base at 1 genomic stop codon) has protein sequence MPLATVNPNTRTALYELDDIIKHLVQNYGEYLKSRRRKLEEIIYSMIVQKFLDNVISMIPWILPTSDPTGRVGFRPNQEQKLEMIQSHLSIVLGERLVCPLETIVEISKVKLXKLYAASKMCGYFLRRVDQRYQLERTMNTLPKGFDKDRAWFEDPSPAKPLWRPESLIRIVPGDSGYPDGGFTDTGEEKSYRLRSYVMYLDVETLQRYATIRSKEAISLNEKQTQALFGRPDISIAKNGSIETANDEVVSITFSGLTMPVLEAVAFGSFLWDAESYVESKYHFLNS, from the exons aTGCCTCTTGCAACT GTAAATCCAAATACTAGAACTGCATTATATGAATTAGATGACATAATTAAGCATCTAGTTCAAAATTATG GAGAATATCTGAAGTCAAGGAGAAGGAAACTGGAGGAGATCATTTACTCCATGATTGTACAGAAATTTTTAGACAATGTCATTTCCATGATCCCATGGATATTGCCTACGTCAGATCCCACAGGACGAGTAGGTTTTCGGCCAAACCAGGaacaaaaacttgaaatgaTACAGAGCCACCTGTCTATTGTACTTGGAGAACGACTAGTCTGCCCCCTTGAGACCATTGTTGAAATTAGCAAAGTCAAACTTTGAAAGCTATATGCTGCTTCTAAAATGTGTGGATATTTCCTCAGAAGAGTTGATCAGCGATATCAGCTTGAGAGAACCATGAATACCCTTCCCAAGGGATTTGATAAAGACCGGGCATGGTTCGAAGATCCAAGTCCAGCGAAACCG CTTTGGCGTCCAGAATCTTTGATAAGGATTGTGCCTGGTGATAGCGGTTATCCTGATGGGGGGTTCACGGATACTGgtgaagaaaaatcatatagacTGAGATCCTATGTGATGTACTTAGATGTGGAGACACTGCAAAGATATGCAACTATAAGATCCAAGGAAGCTATTTCTTTGAATGAAAAGCAGACTCAAGCACTTTTTGGGAGGCCAGATATAAGTATTGCTAAGAATGGTTCCATTGAGACGGCTAATGATGAAGTTGTCTCAATCACATTCTCTGGACTTACGATGCCGGTCCTGGAGGCGGTAGCTTTTGGATCATTCCTATGGGATGCAGAAAGCTATGTCGAATCAAAATACCATTTTTTGAACagttaa